One Vitis vinifera cultivar Pinot Noir 40024 chromosome 8, ASM3070453v1 genomic window carries:
- the LOC100260389 gene encoding probable serine/threonine-protein kinase PBL8: protein MGNCGSTEDNPVVSHAQVQQLHILSSLSVKDAAPNCGKKHSRSVSDLSDHHSTPRNLDDSGKNSLLYTHVIAFTLFELETITKSFRSDYILGEGGFGTVYKGYIDENVRVGLKSLPVAVKVLNKEGFQGHREWLTEVNFLGQLRHPNLVKLIGYCCEDDHRLLVYEFMFRGSLENHLFRKATVPLSWATRMMIALGAAKGLAFLHNAERPVIYRDFKTSNILLDSDYTAKLSDFGLAKAGPQGDETHVSTRVMGTYGYAAPEYVMTGHLTARSDVYSFGVVLLELLTGRKSVDKTRPSKEQSLVDWARPKLNDKRKLLQIIDPRLENQYSVRAAQKACSLAYYCLSQNPKARPLMSDVVETLEPLQDSSGGTSEVSSSTKNLSVGSGGPFAKAGMSDYRMQHRFANKVGAGAVCRSPNPNCSPGGPAACRVR from the exons ATGGGCAACTGCGGCAGCACTGAGGATAACCCTGTCGTTTCTCACGCTCAAG TTCAGCAGCTCCACATCCTCTCTTCCTTGTCTGTCAAAGATGCTGCTCCCAATTGTGGAAAGAAGCACAGCCGCTCTGTCTCAGATCTGAGCGATCATCACTCCACTCCCCGCAACCTTGACGACTCCGGCAAGAACTCACTCCTCTACACCCATGTCATTGCTTTCACATTGTTCGAGCTCGAGACTATTACCAAGAGTTTTCGCTCTGATTACATTCTCGGTGAGGGAGGATTTGGCACTGTGTACAAGGGTTACATTGATGAGAATGTTAGGGTTGGGCTCAAGTCCCTCCCCGTTGCTGTCAAGGTTTTGAACAAGGAGGGATTTCAGGGTCATAGAGAATGGCTT ACGGAGGTGAACTTTTTAGGGCAGCTGAGGCATCCCAATCTGGTGAAGTTGATAGGGTATTGTTGCGAGGACGATCACCGGTTGCTTGTGTACGAGTTTATGTTCCGAGGAAGCCTCGAAAATCACTTGTTTCGAA AAGCGACTGTCCCATTATCTTGGGCAACTAGGATGATGATTGCTCTGGGTGCTGCGAAAGGGCTTGCTTTCCTCCATAATGCTGAAAGGCCTGTAATCTATCGGGACTTCAAAACGTCTAATATATTATTAGACTCT GATTATACAGCCAAGCTTTCTGACTTTGGGCTTGCAAAAGCTGGACCACAAGGTGATGAGACCCATGTATCAACTCGTGTAATGGGTACCTATGGTTATGCTGCACCCGAATATGTAATGACTG GCCACCTGACTGCCAGGAGCGATGTGTACAGCTTTGGAGTTGTTCTTCTAGAGTTGTTGACGGGAAGGAAGTCAGTTGACAAGACCCGACCTAGCAAGGAGCAGAGCTTGGTTGATTGGGCCCGGCCTAAACTGAATGACAAGCGAAAGTTGCTTCAAATAATAGACCCTAGATTGGAGAATCAGTATTCTGTAAGGGCAGCACAGAAAGCATGCAGTTTGGCATACTATTGCCTGAGCCAGAACCCTAAAGCAAGGCCCTTAATGAGTGATGTAGTGGAAACTTTGGAGCCATTACAAGATAGTAGTGGTGGCACAAGTGAAGTTTCGTCTTCTACTAAGAACCTATCAGTTGGTAGTGGTGGTCCTTTTGCCAAGGCAGGAATGTCTGATTACCGAATGCAACACAGATTTGCCAACAAAGTTGGGGCTGGTGCTGTTTGTCGGTCTCCAAACCCCAATTGTTCCCCAGGTGGCCCTGCTGCATGCAGGGTTAGATGA